A genomic window from Lotus japonicus ecotype B-129 chromosome 1, LjGifu_v1.2 includes:
- the LOC130728645 gene encoding tRNA (guanine(26)-N(2))-dimethyltransferase 2, which translates to MAMDLNDYKIIKEGEAEILMQPENEVFYNKAQVNNRDMSIAVLRAFILKRKQEHEAMLLSKRTKAAKKVSESCFSEHVVEDGPQTSLPEDGECGAQEEISPEEPGSMREEPIKTAEECDAEGESINVSEGKAQGELKPLRVLEALSASGLRALRYAREVEGIGQVVALDNDKASVEACRRNIKFNGSVACSKVESHLADARVYMLTHPKEFDVVDLDPYGSPSVFLDSAVQSVVDGGMLMCTATDMTVLCGGYAEVCYSKYGSYPLRGKYCHEMALRILLASIESHANRYKRYIVPVLSVQMDFYVRVFVRIYTSASAMKNTPLKLSYVYQCTGCDSFHLQPIGRTISKNNSARYLPGHGPIVPQECTHCGKKFNMGGPIRSAPIHDQEWVTSMLADVKSMKDRYPAYDRISAVLTTISEELLHVPLFLSLHNLGATLKCTSPSAVVFRSAVINAGYLISGTHASPLGLKSDAPMDVIWDIMRCWVKTHPVKAQPADLPGSVILSKEPVLQANFARAVASLSKAQVKKVARFLPNPESHWGPKLRAGRQITSKHVSILGQAAVDVALNQENNEESKSKIQKTEDNITA; encoded by the exons aTGGCAATGGATCTCAATGATTACAAAATCATTAAGGAGGGTGAAGCTGAGATTCTCATGCAACCCGAGAATGAAGTGTTCTATAACAAAGCCCAG GTTAATAACAGGGATATGTCAATTGCTGTGTTGAGGGCTTTTATTTTGAAACGAAAGCAAGAGCATGAAGCAATGTTGTTGTCTAAGAGAACAAAAGCAGCTAAAAAGGTATCAGAAAGTTGTTTTTCTGAGCATGTTGTGGAAGATGGACCTCAAACATCTCTGCCTGAAGATGGGGAGTGTGGAGCACAGGAGGAGATATCTCCTGAAGAACCGGGCAGCATGAGAGAAGAACCAATCAAAACCGCTGAAGAATGCGATGCTGAAGGAGAGTCAATCAATGTTTCAGAAGGAAAAGCTCAGGGGGAACTGAAGCCACTGAGAGTTCTTGAG GCTTTATCTGCTTCTGGGTTAAGGGCTCTCAGATATGCTCGTGAAGTAGAAGGGATTGGGCAGGTTGTTGCTCTGGACAATGATAAAG CTTCTGTGGAGGCATGTAGAAGGAACATCAAATTCAATGGATCAGTCGCATGCTCAAAAGTGGAGTCTCATCTTGCTGATGCTCGTGTATATATGTTAACCCACCCGAAAGAATTTGATGTG GTTGATCTTGATCCTTATGGTTCACCTTCCGTGTTTCTGGATTCAGCAGTTCAATCTGTTGTTGATGGCGGTATGCTGATGTGTACTGCAACAGATATGACAGTGCTCTGTGGGGGGTACGCGGAGGTCTGCTATTCAAA ATATGGATCATACCCACTGAGAGGAAAGTATTGCCATGAAATGGCTTTAAGAATCCTTCTGGCTTCCATCGAG AGTCATGCAAATCGTTACAAGCGATATATTGTTCCAGTTCTATCTGTTCAAATGGACTTTTATGTTCGTGTTTTTGTTCGCATATACAC GTCTGCAAGTGCGATGAAAAACACTCCCCTGAAGCTTTCATATGTTTATCAGTGCACTGGCTGTGATTCTTTCCACCTCCAGCCCATTGGGAGGACCATTTCTAAG AATAATAGTGCCAGATATCTACCTGGACACGGTCCTATTGTTCCTCAAGAATGCACTCATTGTGGGAAGAAATTCAACATGGGCGGGCCTATACGGTCCGCTCCAATCCATGATCAAGAATGGGTGACATCTATGCTTGCAGATGTGAAATCTATGAAGGACAGGTATCCTGCTTATGATCGCATAAGTGCTGTGTTGACTACAATATCAGAG GAACTGCTACATGTTCCCCTGTTTTTGAGTCTGCACAATCTCGGTGCAACACTTAAATGCACTTCTCCATCTGCAGTTGTTTTTCGTTCTGCTGTGATCAATGCAGGCTATCTTATATCTGGAACTCATGCTAGTCCATTGGGACTGAAATCAGATGCACCCATGGATGTTATTTGGGATATAATGCGCTGCTGG GTAAAAACTCATCCTGTGAAAGCTCAACCAGCAGATCTACCAGGAAGTGTCATACTTTCAAAGGAACCTGTTCTCCAG GCTAATTTTGCTCGTGCTGTGGCGTCTCTCAGTAAGGCTCAAGTTAAGAAGGTTGCTCGCTTTCTTCCAAATCCTGAAAGTCACTGGGGTCCTAAACTTAGGGCAGGACGTCAGATCACTAGCAAGCATGTATCTATTTTGGGTCAAGCAGCAGTTGATGTAGCTCTCAACCAGGAAAACAACGAAGAATCTAAAAGCAAGATACAGAAGACAGAAGATAATATCACAGCTTAG
- the LOC130728643 gene encoding COBRA-like protein 4 — protein sequence MRLVIAALCVIVLFSYGVAYDPLDPNGNITIKWDVVSWTPDGYVAVVTMSNFQKFRHVMNPGWTLGWSWAKKDVIWSMVGAQTTEQGDCSKFKGNVPHCCKKTPTVVDLLPGVPYNQQFSNCCKGGVVAAWGQDPSAAVSSFQISVGQAGTSNKTVKLPKNFTLSAPGPGYTCGPAKIVPSTTFLTADKRRKTQALMTWNVTCTYSQFLARKNPSCCVSLSSFYNETITPCPSCACGCQNKKNCVKNESKFLSKAGVHTPKKDSDPLLQCTHHMCPIRVHWHVKVNYKDYWRVKIAVTNFNYRMNYSLWTLAVQHPNLKHVTQVFSFDYKPLLPYESINDTGMFFGMKYFNDLLMEAGPSGNVQSEVLLQKDMDTFTLKQGWAFPRKIYFNGEECMMPSPDTYPFLPNSASVNVLNFPGFIFSLIVLLAAW from the exons ATGAGGCTTGTCATAGCAGCTCTTTGCGTAATTGTGCTATTTTCTTATGGAG TTGCCTATGATCCTTTGGATCCTAACGGAAACATAACAATCAAATGGGATGTTGTGTCTTGGACACCAGATGGCTATGTG GCAGTGGTAACAATGAGTAATTTCCAAAAGTTCAGACACGTCATGAACCCTGGATGGACATTGGGATGGTCATGGGCTAAGAAAGATGTTATATGGTCCATGGTAGGGGCTCAAACCACAGAGCAAGGAGACTGCTCAAAGTTCAAAGGCAATGTACCTCACTGCTGCAAGAAAACTCCCACAGTTGTAGACTTGCTCCCTGGTGTTCCTTACAATCAGCAATTCTCAAACTGCTGCAAGGGTGGAGTGGTTGCAGCATGGGGCCAAGACCCTTCAGCAGCTGTCTCATCCTTCCAAATCAGTGTGGGGCAAGCTGGTACTTCAAACAAGACAGTTAAACTCCCCAAGAACTTCACACTCTCAGCTCCAGGACCAGGCTACACTTGTGGCCCTGCCAAGATTGTTCCTTCCACCACTTTCCTCACAGCCGACAAGCGCCGCAAGACTCAAGCACTTA TGACATGGAACGTTACCTGCACATATTCTCAATTTCTGGCAAGAAAAAACCCAAGTTGCTGTGTATCTTTGTCATCCTTCTACAATGAGACCATTACCCCTTGTCCCTCTTGTGCCTGTGGCTGCCAGAACAAGAAGAACTGTGTCAA GAATGAATCTAAATTTCTCAGCAAGGCTGGGGTTCACACACCAAAGAAAGACAGTGACCCACTGCTGCAGTGCACTCATCATATGTGCCCTATCAGGGTACATTGGCATGTGAAGGTCAACTACAAAGACTATTGGCGAGTCAAGATCGCTGTAACAAATTTCAATTACAGGATGAATTACTCTCTCTGGACTCTTGCAGTTCAGCATCCAAATCTTAAACATGTAACTCAAGTTTTCAGCTTTGATTACAAGCCTTTGCTTCCTTATGAGTCCATAA ATGATACTGGTATGTTCTTTGGCATGAAATACTTTAATGATCTCTTAATGGAAGCTGGACCAAGTGGGAATGTTCAATCAGAAGTGCTTCTTCAGAAGGACATGGATACGTTCACACTCAAGCAGGGGTGGGCATTTCCTCGCAAGATCTACTTTAATGGCGAAGAATGCATGATGCCGTCACCTGACACCTACCCATTCCTCCCTAATTCTGCCTCTGTAAATGTTCTAAACTTCCCAGGATTCATTTTCTCATTGATTGTGCTGCTAGCTGCTTGGTGA